A genomic window from Methanoculleus caldifontis includes:
- a CDS encoding hemerythrin domain-containing protein has protein sequence MPQILELIREDHELIRGLFDELESSPEARDVRCITLRRELPGHIYAEEVTLYAYLRDTVPEEIRRSLDEHARVRDTLARFERIPLRDADWMPALVNLRREVEEHFATEETDVFVLAERHIDAGVLFELSEIFQEEKEKAARYVTV, from the coding sequence ATGCCACAGATTCTTGAGTTGATACGTGAAGATCACGAGTTGATCAGGGGCCTCTTCGACGAACTCGAGAGCAGCCCCGAGGCGCGGGACGTGCGGTGCATCACGCTCCGGCGCGAGTTGCCGGGCCATATCTACGCGGAGGAGGTCACGCTCTATGCATACCTCCGCGACACGGTGCCGGAGGAGATCCGGCGATCGCTCGACGAGCATGCGCGGGTCCGCGATACGCTTGCCCGGTTCGAGCGGATCCCGCTCAGGGATGCGGACTGGATGCCGGCGCTCGTCAACCTGAGGAGAGAGGTCGAGGAGCACTTCGCCACGGAGGAGACCGACGTCTTCGTCCTGGCGGAGCGGCATATCGATGCGGGCGTCCTTTTTGAACTCAGCGAGATCTTCCAGGAGGAGAAAGAGAAAGCAGCGCGTTATGTGACAGTGTAG
- a CDS encoding hemerythrin domain-containing protein, which yields MAQNVIDILKQEHKMVLSQLSELSSKGTSNREQKYNSLKENLMPHMIGEEQAVYPKLMDSGMRDMALEAIEEHNAVKSLLSQLDSASTSEEDVWVAKIKVIHENVEHHISEEEEHIFPQMQQEMSSDELSSIGSKYEESKKSAMPMAAR from the coding sequence ATGGCGCAGAATGTTATCGATATCCTGAAGCAGGAGCACAAGATGGTGCTCTCGCAGCTCTCGGAACTCTCGAGCAAGGGCACGAGCAACCGCGAGCAGAAGTACAACTCCTTAAAGGAGAACCTCATGCCGCACATGATCGGGGAAGAGCAGGCCGTATACCCGAAACTCATGGATTCGGGGATGCGGGACATGGCCCTTGAGGCGATCGAGGAGCACAACGCGGTCAAGTCGCTCCTCTCCCAGCTCGACAGCGCGTCGACCTCCGAAGAGGACGTCTGGGTTGCGAAGATCAAGGTGATCCATGAGAACGTGGAGCACCACATCAGCGAGGAGGAGGAGCACATCTTCCCGCAGATGCAACAGGAGATGAGCAGCGACGAGCTCTCAAGCATCGGAAGCAAGTACGAGGAGTCGAAGAAGAGCGCAATGCCGATGGCGGCGCGCTGA
- a CDS encoding APC family permease yields MPEEGSDAPGRGGRLRRELGLPAVTLSGVGIILGAGIYALLGQAAGMAGNAVWLTFAVAAVIAAFSALSYAELSSMYPRAGAEFEYVFHAFGERLAFVVGWLIVFSGILGAATVSLGFAGYFSDFTGFSLIPSAILLLAFLAGILLYGIKETARAAIAMTLIEVGGIVMVILIGLPYLGRVDYFEMPFGVSGLLQASALVFFAYMGFEEMVKLSEETREPEKIIPLALIIALAVSIFLYVLVSLAAVSVVGWEQLAASRAPFAEVASVAFGPAAFTIISVIALFATANTALLMMMASSRILYGMASSTALPPALARVHPRTRTPWVAIVVVVLASMAFLFAGEIDFVANVTNFTLFVTFVVINASVILLRYRAPDLVRPFRIPGAVGTLPLVPVLGVVSSLFLLAQLDALVLLVGGVLVVVGTGIALAGHRGLRGTQ; encoded by the coding sequence ATGCCGGAAGAGGGATCGGATGCCCCGGGCCGGGGAGGGAGACTCCGGCGCGAGCTCGGCCTGCCCGCCGTCACCCTGTCGGGGGTGGGGATCATTCTCGGGGCCGGGATCTACGCCCTGCTCGGCCAGGCCGCCGGAATGGCCGGGAACGCCGTCTGGCTGACCTTCGCCGTCGCCGCCGTCATCGCCGCGTTCAGTGCCCTGAGTTATGCGGAACTCTCGTCGATGTACCCCCGGGCGGGCGCCGAGTTCGAGTACGTCTTCCATGCGTTCGGGGAGAGACTTGCGTTCGTCGTCGGGTGGCTGATCGTCTTCTCCGGCATCCTCGGGGCCGCGACCGTCTCGCTCGGCTTTGCCGGCTACTTCTCCGACTTCACCGGCTTCTCCCTCATCCCTTCCGCCATCCTCCTCCTCGCCTTCCTCGCCGGTATCCTCCTCTACGGCATCAAAGAGACCGCCCGGGCCGCGATCGCCATGACGCTCATCGAGGTCGGGGGGATCGTCATGGTCATCCTGATCGGCCTCCCCTACCTCGGCCGGGTGGACTACTTCGAGATGCCCTTCGGGGTCTCCGGCCTTCTGCAGGCGTCCGCCCTCGTCTTCTTCGCCTACATGGGGTTTGAGGAGATGGTCAAACTCTCGGAGGAGACCCGCGAGCCGGAGAAGATCATCCCGCTCGCCCTGATCATCGCGCTCGCCGTCTCCATCTTCCTCTACGTCCTGGTCTCGCTTGCCGCCGTCTCGGTCGTCGGCTGGGAGCAGCTCGCCGCCTCCCGCGCACCGTTCGCCGAGGTCGCTTCCGTCGCCTTCGGCCCCGCGGCGTTCACCATCATCTCCGTCATCGCCCTCTTCGCCACCGCAAACACCGCCCTCCTGATGATGATGGCCTCTTCGCGGATCCTCTACGGCATGGCCTCCTCTACCGCGCTCCCGCCGGCCCTCGCCCGGGTGCATCCGCGAACCCGGACGCCCTGGGTGGCGATCGTCGTCGTCGTCCTCGCCTCCATGGCGTTCCTCTTCGCCGGCGAGATCGACTTCGTCGCGAACGTCACCAACTTCACGCTCTTTGTGACGTTCGTCGTCATCAACGCCTCCGTCATCCTGCTCCGTTACCGGGCCCCCGATCTCGTGCGGCCCTTCCGGATCCCGGGAGCCGTCGGGACGCTGCCGCTCGTCCCGGTCCTCGGCGTGGTCTCAAGCCTCTTCCTTCTCGCCCAGCTGGACGCCCTGGTGCTCCTGGTCGGCGGGGTCCTGGTCGTCGTCGGGACCGGGATTGCGCTCGCCGGGCACCGCGGGCTCCGTGGTACGCAATAG
- a CDS encoding phosphate ABC transporter substrate-binding protein, giving the protein MRDNSSARRGGALLAILALLAVAVMLTAGCTTGTDDGTPAPGNGLSGTLAVTGSTTVLPIAQLTAEAFMAENSGADIQVSGGGSSVGIQAVGEGTASIGMASRDLKDVEREKYPELVSHAIAIDGIALIVNPKNAVDSLTPDQIRGIYNGTYTDWNQVGGASGQIVVVGRDSASGTREYFHEAVMQKEDFVRTQLEKNSNGAVAQTISQTPGAIGYVGLGYLEGNVKGISVTVNGNAVPPTLETVKAGTYPISREVFMFTKGEASDLAKAYIEFILSPDGQAIVEEEGFVRVD; this is encoded by the coding sequence ATGAGAGACAACTCTTCTGCCCGGCGCGGCGGAGCGCTCCTCGCGATTCTTGCGCTCCTCGCCGTCGCCGTCATGCTCACTGCCGGATGCACGACAGGTACCGACGATGGAACGCCCGCTCCCGGGAACGGGCTCTCCGGGACCCTCGCGGTCACCGGCTCGACGACCGTCCTCCCGATCGCCCAGCTGACCGCCGAGGCCTTTATGGCCGAAAACTCCGGCGCGGATATCCAGGTCAGCGGCGGCGGGTCCAGCGTCGGCATCCAGGCCGTCGGCGAAGGCACCGCGAGTATCGGCATGGCCTCCCGCGACCTGAAGGACGTCGAGAGAGAGAAATACCCCGAACTCGTCAGTCACGCGATAGCCATCGACGGGATCGCGCTCATCGTCAACCCGAAAAACGCCGTCGACAGCCTGACACCGGACCAGATCCGGGGCATCTACAACGGCACCTACACCGACTGGAACCAGGTCGGCGGAGCGAGCGGTCAGATCGTCGTCGTCGGCCGTGATAGCGCATCGGGGACCCGCGAGTACTTCCACGAAGCCGTGATGCAGAAGGAGGACTTCGTCAGGACCCAGCTCGAGAAGAACTCGAACGGCGCCGTGGCCCAGACCATCTCGCAGACGCCGGGGGCCATCGGCTACGTCGGGCTCGGCTATCTCGAGGGGAACGTGAAAGGCATCTCCGTTACCGTGAACGGAAACGCCGTCCCGCCCACGCTCGAGACCGTGAAGGCCGGGACGTACCCGATCTCGCGCGAGGTCTTCATGTTCACGAAGGGCGAGGCGTCCGATCTCGCGAAGGCGTACATCGAGTTCATCCTCAGCCCCGACGGTCAGGCGATCGTCGAGGAAGAGGGCTTTGTCCGGGTCGATTAA